Proteins found in one Leptodactylus fuscus isolate aLepFus1 unplaced genomic scaffold, aLepFus1.hap2 HAP2_SCAFFOLD_207, whole genome shotgun sequence genomic segment:
- the LOC142187364 gene encoding ADP-ribosylation factor 1, with protein sequence MRILMVGLDAAGKTTILYKLKLGEIVTTIPTIGFNVETVEYKNISFTVWDVGGQDKIRPLWRHYFQNTQGLIFVVDSNDRERVNEAREELMRMLAEDELRDAVLLVFANKQDLPNAMNAAEITDKLGLHSLRHRNWYIQATCATSGDGLYEGLDWLSNQLRCQK encoded by the exons ATGCGGATCCTTATGGTGGGGCTGGATGCTGCAGGGAAAACCACTATATTATACAAGCTGAAGCTGGGAGAGATCGTCACCACAATCCCCACAATAG GTTTTAATGTAGAGACTGTAGAATACAAGAACATCAGCTTTACGGTATGGGACGTGGGCGGTCAGGACAAGATCAGACCCCTCTGGCGCCATTACTTCCAGAACACACAAG GCCTGATCTTTGTGGTGGACAGCAACGATCGGGAGCGAGTGAATGAGGCCCGGGAGGAGCTGATGCGGATGTTGGCAGAGGACGAGCTTCGAGATGCCGTCTTGCTAGTTTTTGCTAACAAACAG gATCTGCCCAATGCCATGAACGCAGCAGAGATCACAGACAAGTTAGGACTTCACTCCCTCCGCCATAGAAACTGGTACATTCAGGCCACCTGCGCCACTAGTGGAGACGGCCTCTATGAAGGACTCGACTGGTTGTCCAATCAGCTCCGATGCCAGAAATGA